The Desulfovibrio sp. Fe33 genome includes a window with the following:
- a CDS encoding cell division protein FtsQ/DivIB, producing MSTLTMGKQSRLNLSGKGAGRNKTRKRPKSANTLLAGSGSPRRLAGAGKFIVRLVMASLALSLVAVLGVGLLFGYRYITTHPYFDLKVIRVAGNDRLSYENILEISKVGLGLNCLAMNVGEVKNRLDANPWIDSVTVRRELPNRLLITVREKVPAFWTRQGDGLYFADARGRVIAPMHPGEQASLPVLSIAEDLSDAPEVLSGVLKKMADRETPFTQAQAAWIKLTSAHELEIYLDGAGGGQGLTVKLSMDRWEVQLERLKVVWRDLLRRNEFDDAAIIAASGDKIWIKKRSAQAAG from the coding sequence GTGAGCACCCTGACCATGGGCAAACAGAGCCGACTGAATCTCAGCGGAAAAGGCGCCGGGCGCAACAAGACCCGCAAGCGCCCGAAATCCGCCAACACCCTGCTGGCGGGGAGCGGTTCTCCGCGCAGGCTGGCGGGAGCGGGCAAGTTCATCGTCCGCCTGGTCATGGCCAGCCTGGCCCTGTCCCTCGTCGCCGTGCTCGGCGTGGGGCTGCTCTTCGGCTACCGCTACATCACCACGCACCCCTATTTCGACCTCAAGGTGATCCGCGTTGCGGGCAACGACCGGCTGAGCTACGAGAACATCCTCGAAATCTCCAAGGTGGGGCTTGGCCTCAATTGCCTGGCCATGAACGTGGGCGAGGTCAAAAACCGGCTGGACGCAAATCCGTGGATCGATTCCGTGACGGTCCGCAGGGAGCTGCCCAACCGGCTCCTCATCACCGTGCGCGAAAAGGTCCCGGCCTTCTGGACGCGCCAGGGCGACGGTTTGTATTTCGCCGACGCGCGCGGCCGCGTCATTGCGCCCATGCATCCCGGCGAACAGGCTTCCCTGCCGGTCCTGAGCATTGCGGAAGACCTGTCCGACGCCCCCGAGGTCCTGTCCGGCGTCCTCAAGAAAATGGCCGACCGCGAGACCCCGTTCACGCAGGCCCAGGCCGCATGGATCAAACTGACCAGCGCCCACGAACTGGAAATCTACCTCGACGGCGCGGGAGGCGGCCAGGGATTGACGGTGAAACTTTCCATGGACCGGTGGGAGGTCCAACTCGAACGGCTCAAAGTGGTCTGGAGAGACCTCCTGCGGCGAAATGAATTCGACGACGCGGCCATTATCGCGGCCAGCGGCGACAAGATCTGGATAAAGAAGCGGTCCGCCCAGGCAGCGGGCTGA
- the ftsZ gene encoding cell division protein FtsZ has translation MEYFEIEHETNAKIKVVGCGGGGGNAVNNMIQSALKGVKFIVANTDAQDIHKSLAEHKIQIGEKLTKGLGAGANPEIGRSAAEESMDQIREALDGSDMVFITAGMGGGTGTGSAPVVAQVAKELGALTVGVVTKPFYFEGKRRLQQAEEGTRALADVVDSIITIPNDRLLQLAAKKASFSDMLKKADEVLYYAVKGIADLITVHGLINLDFADVKAAMSNSGMALMGTGIASGESRAKEAAMKAITSPLLEDVSIEGAKGVLINITCGPDMLIDEVSEAADIIYKEAHDDAEIFFGTVFDPDAGDEMRITVIATGIEPAMEEPEPVLSKAEQQKLLLLGPRGVTKSAEQPRRAGHQRVLNTDRNIPAYLRKAGGELNTTELPNRQVTQRAVAGPGEEEFIFEEDNLDVPAFIRKNVD, from the coding sequence ATGGAATATTTCGAAATCGAACATGAAACCAACGCCAAGATCAAAGTCGTTGGTTGCGGCGGCGGCGGCGGAAACGCGGTCAACAACATGATCCAGTCCGCGCTCAAGGGCGTGAAGTTCATCGTTGCCAACACCGACGCGCAGGACATCCACAAGTCCCTGGCCGAACACAAGATCCAGATCGGCGAAAAGCTGACCAAGGGACTCGGCGCAGGAGCCAACCCCGAGATCGGCAGGTCCGCGGCCGAAGAGTCCATGGACCAGATCCGCGAGGCGCTCGACGGCTCCGACATGGTCTTCATCACCGCCGGCATGGGCGGCGGCACGGGCACCGGCTCCGCCCCGGTGGTGGCCCAGGTGGCCAAGGAGCTGGGCGCGCTGACCGTAGGCGTCGTCACCAAGCCCTTCTACTTCGAGGGCAAACGCAGGCTCCAGCAGGCCGAGGAAGGCACCCGCGCCCTGGCGGATGTGGTGGATTCCATCATCACCATCCCCAACGACCGGCTCCTTCAGCTCGCCGCCAAGAAGGCCTCCTTCTCCGACATGCTCAAGAAGGCCGATGAAGTCCTGTACTACGCGGTCAAGGGCATCGCCGACCTGATTACCGTGCACGGTCTCATCAACCTGGACTTCGCCGACGTCAAGGCCGCCATGTCCAACTCCGGCATGGCGCTCATGGGCACCGGCATCGCTTCGGGCGAATCCCGCGCCAAGGAAGCCGCCATGAAGGCCATCACCAGCCCCCTGCTGGAGGACGTCTCCATCGAAGGTGCCAAGGGCGTGCTCATCAACATCACCTGTGGCCCGGACATGCTCATCGACGAAGTCTCCGAAGCCGCCGACATCATCTACAAGGAAGCCCACGACGACGCCGAAATCTTCTTCGGCACGGTCTTCGATCCCGACGCGGGCGACGAAATGCGCATCACCGTCATCGCCACGGGCATCGAGCCCGCCATGGAGGAGCCGGAACCGGTCCTGTCCAAGGCGGAACAGCAGAAACTTCTGCTCCTCGGACCCCGGGGCGTGACCAAGAGCGCGGAACAGCCGCGCCGCGCCGGGCACCAGCGTGTCCTGAACACGGACCGCAACATTCCCGCGTACCTGCGCAAGGCCGGTGGCGAACTGAACACCACGGAGCTGCCCAACCGGCAGGTGACTCAGCGCGCCGTGGCCGGTCCCGGCGAAGAGGAGTTCATCTTCGAGGAAGACAACCTCGACGTCCCCGCGTTCATTCGCAAGAACGTGGACTAG
- a CDS encoding substrate-binding periplasmic protein translates to MRIFVLLTALAVLIAAQVQAGDPIIVFGNDAKPPKSWIEEGRPRGILVDLLHEIEARTGLTFDIRLMPWKRAYMNALEDRGGIVGLSKNRERQTLFDFSEVMYVDEMLLVVLKGNEFPYRSVEDLRGKVLGVTRGASYGDEFDRAKGGIFIPSEDSGAVKRLRMLLAGRIDAALMGPGPASVRFAEARDKTLMENREQFVILDPPFIRDDNYIGFTRFMRQTETLQKINAALRDMRRDGTTARIEARY, encoded by the coding sequence ATGCGCATCTTCGTCCTCCTGACGGCTCTCGCTGTCCTCATTGCAGCACAAGTGCAGGCGGGCGATCCCATCATTGTCTTCGGCAACGATGCCAAGCCGCCCAAATCCTGGATCGAGGAAGGCCGCCCCAGAGGCATCCTGGTGGACCTGCTGCACGAGATCGAAGCGCGCACCGGCCTCACCTTCGACATCCGGCTCATGCCGTGGAAACGCGCCTACATGAACGCCTTGGAGGACCGGGGAGGAATAGTCGGCCTGTCCAAAAACCGTGAACGGCAGACGTTGTTCGACTTCTCCGAGGTCATGTATGTGGACGAAATGCTGCTGGTGGTCCTCAAGGGAAACGAGTTTCCCTACCGCTCCGTGGAGGACCTGCGGGGCAAAGTCCTGGGCGTCACGCGCGGAGCCTCCTACGGGGACGAGTTCGACCGGGCCAAGGGCGGGATATTCATTCCCAGCGAAGATTCCGGGGCGGTCAAACGGCTGCGTATGCTCCTGGCCGGCCGCATCGACGCGGCCCTGATGGGACCAGGACCGGCATCCGTTCGATTCGCCGAGGCTCGCGACAAGACGCTCATGGAAAACCGCGAGCAATTCGTCATCCTCGACCCGCCATTCATCCGCGACGACAACTACATCGGCTTCACCAGATTCATGCGCCAAACCGAAACCCTGCAAAAAATCAACGCCGCCCTGCGCGACATGCGCCGCGACGGCACCACCGCCAGGATAGAAGCCCGGTATTGA
- the glyA gene encoding serine hydroxymethyltransferase, translated as MEELFIQDPAVASAIADEIDREVSKLELIASENFVSTAVRQAQGSVMTHKYAEGYPGKRWYGGCEFVDEVEDLARERAKELFGATYANVQPHSGSQANMAVYFAACKPGDTVLGMDLSHGGHLTHGSPVNFSGKLFNMVHYGVDRETQTIDYDAVEALAKEHRPTMIIAGASAYPRIIDFARFRAIADEVGAKLMVDMAHIAGLIAAGEHPSCIEYAHYTTTTTHKTLRGPRGGMILSSDDLEQELNSNIFPGIQGGPLMHVIAAKAVAFGEALSPGFVEYQQQVVRNAKQLAAALTEAGYKLVSGGTDNHMMLLDLSDKDYTGKDAQIALDKAGITANKNTIPFETKSPFQTSGIRLGTPALTTRGMIEEDMIVVGEAIVAALENMNDDKTLAEIAKEVEEFAREFPLFAW; from the coding sequence ATGGAAGAGCTGTTTATCCAAGACCCGGCGGTTGCCTCCGCCATTGCCGACGAGATTGACCGCGAGGTCTCCAAGCTGGAGCTCATCGCCAGCGAAAACTTTGTTTCCACCGCCGTCCGCCAGGCCCAGGGGTCTGTCATGACCCACAAATACGCCGAAGGCTATCCGGGCAAGCGTTGGTATGGTGGATGCGAGTTCGTGGACGAGGTCGAGGATCTGGCCCGCGAGCGCGCCAAGGAGCTGTTCGGCGCGACCTACGCCAACGTCCAGCCGCACTCCGGCTCCCAGGCCAACATGGCCGTCTATTTCGCGGCCTGCAAGCCCGGCGACACCGTCCTCGGCATGGACCTGTCCCACGGCGGCCATCTGACCCACGGCTCCCCGGTCAACTTCTCGGGCAAGCTCTTCAACATGGTTCATTACGGCGTGGACAGGGAAACCCAGACCATCGACTACGACGCGGTGGAGGCCCTGGCCAAGGAACACCGGCCGACCATGATTATCGCCGGTGCGTCCGCCTACCCGCGCATCATCGATTTCGCCCGCTTCCGCGCCATCGCCGATGAAGTCGGCGCCAAGCTGATGGTCGACATGGCCCACATCGCGGGCCTCATCGCCGCTGGCGAGCATCCGTCCTGCATCGAATACGCTCACTACACCACCACCACGACCCACAAGACCCTGCGTGGACCGCGCGGCGGCATGATCCTCAGCTCCGACGATCTGGAGCAGGAGCTCAACTCCAACATCTTCCCCGGCATCCAGGGCGGCCCGCTGATGCACGTCATCGCAGCCAAGGCCGTTGCCTTCGGCGAGGCCCTGTCCCCCGGATTCGTCGAGTACCAGCAGCAGGTCGTCCGCAACGCCAAGCAGTTGGCCGCTGCTCTGACCGAGGCCGGTTACAAGCTCGTCTCCGGCGGCACCGACAACCACATGATGCTCCTTGACCTGTCCGACAAGGACTACACCGGCAAGGACGCTCAGATCGCCCTGGACAAGGCTGGCATCACCGCCAACAAGAACACCATCCCGTTCGAGACCAAGTCTCCCTTCCAGACCTCCGGTATCCGTCTGGGCACTCCGGCCCTGACCACCCGCGGCATGATCGAAGAAGACATGATCGTGGTCGGCGAAGCCATTGTGGCTGCCCTCGAAAACATGAACGACGACAAGACCCTTGCCGAGATCGCCAAGGAAGTCGAGGAGTTCGCCCGCGAGTTCCCCCTCTTTGCCTGGTAG
- the ftsA gene encoding cell division protein FtsA: protein MARNDLIVGLDVGTTKICTVVGEATDNGVDIIGIGTAPSTGLRRGVVVNIEKTVQCIKKSLEDAELMAGCDIRTVYAGIAGSHIQGFNSHGVIAVKGGEVTQRDVDRVIEAAKAIAIPMDREVLHTLPQEFIVDDQRGIADPLGMAGVRLEVKVHIVTGAVTSAQNIIRSCNRSGLDVSNIVLESLASSKAVLSAEEREIGVALVDIGGGTTDIAVFSKDSIKHTSVLALGGHNLTNDIAYGLRTPMMSAEKIKMEYGCAMADLVTSEEIIEVPSVGGRESRRMSKRVLAEICEPRCEEILALVDQELIKSGFKNMIAAGVVLTGGTVLIDGMQELAEQIFDLPVRMGVPAERIGGLAEEVRSPKYATAVGLLLHGAEEEGLHNRVRPFKIRDDSGFDRIVGRMKKWFSDIA, encoded by the coding sequence ATGGCTAGAAACGATCTCATAGTGGGCCTGGACGTAGGCACCACCAAGATATGCACCGTAGTCGGCGAAGCCACGGACAACGGCGTCGACATCATCGGCATCGGCACGGCCCCTTCGACCGGGTTGCGCCGCGGCGTGGTGGTCAACATCGAAAAGACGGTCCAGTGCATCAAGAAGTCCCTGGAGGACGCCGAACTCATGGCGGGCTGCGACATCCGCACCGTGTACGCGGGGATTGCGGGCAGCCACATTCAGGGCTTCAACTCCCACGGCGTCATCGCGGTCAAGGGCGGCGAAGTCACCCAGCGCGACGTAGACCGGGTCATCGAAGCCGCCAAGGCCATCGCCATCCCCATGGACCGCGAAGTGCTGCATACCCTGCCCCAGGAATTCATCGTGGACGACCAGCGCGGCATCGCCGACCCGCTCGGCATGGCGGGCGTACGCCTCGAGGTCAAGGTCCACATCGTCACCGGCGCGGTGACGTCGGCCCAGAACATCATCCGCTCCTGCAACAGGTCCGGGCTCGACGTGTCGAACATCGTTCTGGAGTCGCTGGCCTCCAGCAAGGCAGTGCTCTCCGCCGAAGAACGCGAAATCGGCGTCGCGCTGGTGGACATCGGCGGCGGGACCACGGACATCGCGGTCTTCTCCAAGGACTCCATCAAACACACGAGCGTGCTCGCGCTGGGCGGCCACAACCTGACCAACGACATCGCCTACGGGCTGCGCACGCCCATGATGTCGGCTGAAAAGATCAAGATGGAATACGGCTGCGCCATGGCCGACCTGGTCACCAGCGAGGAGATCATCGAGGTCCCCAGCGTGGGCGGACGCGAGTCGCGCCGCATGAGCAAACGCGTGCTGGCCGAAATCTGCGAGCCGCGCTGCGAGGAAATACTCGCCCTGGTGGACCAGGAGTTGATCAAATCCGGGTTCAAGAACATGATCGCCGCGGGCGTTGTCCTGACCGGCGGCACGGTGCTCATCGACGGTATGCAGGAACTGGCCGAACAGATCTTCGACCTGCCGGTGCGCATGGGCGTGCCCGCCGAGCGAATCGGCGGCCTGGCCGAGGAAGTCAGGAGCCCCAAGTACGCCACGGCCGTCGGACTGCTGCTCCACGGGGCCGAGGAGGAAGGCCTCCACAACAGGGTCCGGCCCTTCAAAATACGCGACGATTCCGGCTTCGACCGCATCGTCGGAAGGATGAAGAAGTGGTTCTCGGACATCGCATAG
- a CDS encoding dienelactone hydrolase family protein: protein MKKLLIILSLLLIPQIAQALDGQPAEYEVGGRTFEGYYITPADKAPLVLLVHDWDGLTDYEVKRAGMLADRGYAVFAVDLFGKGVRPESTDERRRLTGELYADRQAMRERLTAGLNKAASLGADLSNAVAMGYCFGGTAVLELARSGAELKAFVPFHGGLATPEGQDYTAAKGFILVFHGTADQSVPMSQFASLAEELESAGVPHEMTTYSGAPHAFSVFGTDRYRKSADEKSWARFTGFLNQTLK from the coding sequence ATGAAAAAGCTGCTCATTATACTGTCGCTGCTGCTGATCCCCCAAATCGCGCAGGCCTTGGACGGGCAACCTGCGGAGTACGAGGTCGGCGGCCGGACGTTCGAAGGATACTACATCACCCCGGCGGACAAGGCTCCGCTGGTCCTTCTGGTCCACGATTGGGACGGCCTTACGGACTATGAGGTAAAACGGGCCGGAATGCTCGCCGACCGGGGCTACGCCGTGTTCGCCGTGGACCTGTTCGGCAAGGGCGTGCGCCCGGAAAGCACCGACGAACGCCGGAGGCTGACCGGAGAGCTGTACGCTGACCGCCAGGCCATGCGCGAGCGGCTCACGGCCGGATTGAACAAGGCGGCCTCCCTGGGCGCCGATCTGTCCAACGCCGTGGCCATGGGGTACTGCTTCGGCGGCACAGCGGTCTTGGAGCTGGCGAGGTCCGGGGCTGAACTCAAGGCGTTCGTGCCCTTCCACGGCGGCCTGGCCACGCCGGAGGGGCAGGACTACACTGCCGCCAAAGGCTTCATCCTGGTCTTCCACGGCACGGCGGACCAGTCCGTGCCCATGAGCCAGTTCGCGAGCCTGGCCGAAGAACTCGAATCCGCGGGCGTCCCCCACGAAATGACCACCTATAGCGGCGCGCCCCACGCCTTCAGCGTGTTCGGCACGGACCGCTACCGCAAAAGCGCGGACGAGAAGTCCTGGGCGCGGTTCACCGGATTCCTGAACCAGACCCTCAAGTAA
- a CDS encoding radical SAM protein, translated as MSEPKAPDLGGRLPVALAVPGGDKAALSALGWQAVYRTLSEASGLAVERVFPDKLGGTDGAEPKTRESKSPLSSFPVIAWSITFEEDFLSLPRTLRAAGVPPLAAERPSLPLVIAGGPVAFLNPAPIAPFVDCFWAGEAEDRFLTFFDTLRRLVFDGADKEAILEAVKDMEGVYVPGRSKTPVRRIVSGGPGHLTDPAFSCFISNKAAFRDTLLLEVNRGCPYGCRFCAAGYIYRPPRHAELDELKRIVELSDPPKVGLVGTALTDWPDLLPFLKWLHERKKKFSLSSMRADGITEELLVYLRERGIRTVTLALEGASERLRRMMSKKLDPQDFLNAVRLCARYGVNHLKIYMIAGWPGETEEDYAELAEFLQEIVRIRSEEPGGRKKQFMRITIGVSSLVPKPFTPFQWAPMASEDALNERMKGLVKMVKPYKGVTLQHDDPFQARLQGLLARGGEELAEFILLAADHGGWKKALKLWDGDAANILDRERDRDEPFPWEVVDIGVKREHMWKEWERAKAAKVSPGCSRKGCGQCSGCGMETPPEE; from the coding sequence GTGTCGGAGCCCAAGGCTCCCGACCTCGGTGGACGGCTGCCCGTGGCGCTGGCCGTCCCCGGAGGCGACAAGGCCGCCCTGTCGGCGCTCGGCTGGCAAGCCGTTTACCGGACGCTGTCCGAAGCCTCAGGTCTGGCCGTTGAACGGGTCTTCCCCGACAAGCTTGGAGGGACCGACGGCGCGGAACCCAAAACGCGCGAATCAAAGAGCCCACTATCCTCATTCCCTGTAATAGCCTGGAGCATCACGTTCGAGGAGGATTTCCTCAGCCTGCCTCGAACGCTCCGGGCAGCGGGCGTTCCGCCGCTGGCGGCGGAACGCCCATCTCTTCCCCTGGTCATTGCGGGAGGTCCGGTGGCCTTCCTCAACCCGGCTCCCATCGCCCCGTTCGTGGACTGTTTCTGGGCGGGCGAGGCCGAAGACCGGTTTCTTACGTTTTTCGACACCCTCAGGCGGCTGGTCTTTGACGGCGCGGACAAGGAGGCCATCCTCGAAGCGGTCAAGGACATGGAGGGCGTGTACGTGCCCGGCCGTTCCAAAACCCCGGTACGGCGCATCGTCTCCGGCGGTCCCGGTCATTTGACCGACCCGGCGTTCTCCTGCTTCATCTCCAACAAGGCGGCCTTCCGGGACACCCTCCTGCTCGAAGTCAACCGGGGATGCCCATACGGGTGCCGTTTCTGCGCGGCGGGCTACATTTACCGTCCGCCCCGCCACGCCGAACTCGACGAGCTGAAGCGCATCGTGGAGCTGTCCGACCCGCCCAAGGTCGGACTGGTGGGCACCGCCCTGACCGACTGGCCCGATCTTCTCCCGTTCCTCAAATGGCTCCATGAGCGCAAAAAGAAATTCTCCCTGTCGTCCATGCGCGCGGACGGCATAACCGAGGAGCTGCTCGTCTATTTGCGGGAACGCGGCATCCGCACCGTGACCCTGGCGCTCGAGGGGGCCAGCGAACGGCTGCGGCGGATGATGAGCAAAAAACTCGACCCACAGGATTTTCTCAACGCGGTCCGGCTTTGCGCCCGCTACGGCGTGAACCACCTCAAAATCTACATGATCGCGGGCTGGCCCGGCGAGACCGAGGAGGACTATGCCGAACTGGCCGAATTCCTCCAAGAGATAGTGCGTATCAGGAGTGAAGAGCCGGGCGGAAGAAAAAAACAATTCATGCGCATCACCATCGGGGTCAGCTCCCTGGTACCCAAGCCGTTCACGCCGTTCCAATGGGCGCCCATGGCGAGCGAAGACGCCCTGAATGAACGCATGAAGGGGCTGGTCAAGATGGTCAAGCCCTACAAGGGAGTGACCCTCCAGCACGACGACCCGTTCCAGGCGCGCCTCCAGGGGCTGCTGGCGCGCGGCGGCGAGGAGCTGGCCGAATTCATCCTGCTCGCCGCGGACCACGGCGGCTGGAAAAAGGCGCTCAAGTTGTGGGACGGCGACGCCGCGAATATACTTGACCGCGAGCGGGATCGGGACGAGCCCTTCCCCTGGGAAGTCGTTGATATCGGCGTGAAGCGCGAACACATGTGGAAGGAATGGGAACGCGCCAAGGCCGCCAAAGTCAGCCCCGGCTGTTCCCGCAAGGGATGCGGGCAGTGTTCCGGGTGCGGGATGGAGACGCCGCCCGAAGAATAA